The Methylomusa anaerophila genome has a segment encoding these proteins:
- a CDS encoding GNAT family N-acetyltransferase — MVEMIVMVELVDKNDIELIPQLVKLEAEAFGQGGLNEWHLVPIIRHGRVYISKKGEKVVGSVQYILDWDNPQKAYMIGVSVSPEYRGRGIGTELLKETFKALSRENIAEVELTVAPDNLAAIKVYERKLKFVVTEYRKNEYGNHQDRLVMNLSLA, encoded by the coding sequence ATGGTAGAGATGATCGTGATGGTCGAATTGGTTGACAAAAATGATATTGAACTTATTCCCCAATTGGTTAAACTGGAAGCAGAGGCCTTTGGCCAGGGCGGATTGAATGAATGGCACCTTGTGCCGATTATCAGGCACGGACGGGTATATATCAGCAAAAAGGGCGAAAAAGTTGTCGGTTCGGTCCAGTACATATTAGACTGGGACAATCCGCAAAAAGCGTATATGATTGGTGTTTCGGTATCGCCGGAATACCGTGGCCGCGGGATAGGTACCGAATTACTTAAGGAAACCTTTAAAGCTTTGTCCAGGGAAAATATTGCAGAAGTTGAATTAACAGTTGCCCCGGATAATCTGGCAGCAATTAAAGTCTATGAGAGAAAATTGAAATTTGTAGTTACGGAATACAGAAAGAACGAATACGGAAACCACCAGGATAGACTGGTAATGAATTTATCTTTAGCCTAG
- a CDS encoding winged helix-turn-helix transcriptional regulator: MTNQDKQYDENDICPIKNTLSIIGSKWTLLILRDLADGTKRFSQLQKSLQGISPKTLSSRLRELEKEGILTKKVYPEIPPRVEYSLTSRGESLKKILRCLAEWGKEHFNNG, translated from the coding sequence GTGACTAATCAAGATAAACAATATGATGAGAATGATATTTGTCCGATAAAAAATACTCTTTCCATTATTGGCAGTAAGTGGACACTGCTAATTCTAAGGGATCTTGCTGACGGAACCAAAAGATTTAGTCAACTGCAGAAATCACTGCAGGGAATTAGCCCGAAAACCCTTTCATCCCGGTTGCGTGAGCTGGAGAAGGAAGGAATACTTACTAAAAAAGTATATCCGGAAATTCCGCCGCGGGTTGAATATTCCCTTACATCCCGGGGTGAAAGTTTAAAAAAGATTCTCCGCTGTTTAGCCGAATGGGGAAAAGAACACTTCAACAACGGGTAA
- a CDS encoding nitroreductase family protein, whose protein sequence is MLTVSSECEKCGICGETCPMGIIHIAEDGPEISFLDKCIECGHCIAVCPKDALDYEKAPLDKQVPLGDDPVLDPLTASRFLRSRRSIRCYKQEPVSQEKLLALLEIARFAPTGGNSQGLSYVVVTERQLMEKLTEATVEWVEELVRDKVAMIMPYAEIVDEYRQTKRDVILRGAPHLIVATAPKEMSSGQSNARFSLAYVELFAPTLGLGTCWAGFLEQCGFSGYPKLLQLLGIEENMAVAGAVMVGYPRYTYRRMVDRNPLQVTWR, encoded by the coding sequence ATGTTGACGGTAAGCTCAGAATGCGAGAAGTGCGGTATTTGTGGGGAAACATGTCCAATGGGAATTATCCATATAGCTGAAGATGGGCCTGAAATCTCTTTTCTTGATAAGTGTATAGAGTGCGGGCATTGCATCGCAGTATGCCCGAAAGATGCACTGGATTACGAGAAGGCACCGCTGGATAAACAGGTTCCGTTAGGGGATGATCCAGTCCTGGACCCACTGACTGCTTCGCGTTTTTTAAGATCGCGCCGGTCAATCCGTTGCTACAAGCAGGAACCGGTATCCCAGGAGAAATTGCTTGCGCTATTGGAAATAGCCAGGTTTGCCCCCACCGGCGGCAATAGCCAGGGGTTGTCATATGTGGTGGTAACTGAACGGCAGCTAATGGAGAAGCTGACCGAGGCAACGGTTGAGTGGGTGGAGGAACTGGTCAGGGACAAGGTGGCAATGATAATGCCGTACGCCGAAATTGTGGATGAATACCGGCAGACAAAACGGGATGTTATTCTGCGGGGCGCACCCCATTTAATTGTGGCTACTGCCCCGAAGGAAATGAGCAGCGGGCAGAGCAACGCCCGTTTTTCACTGGCCTATGTGGAGCTTTTCGCACCGACTCTGGGCCTGGGTACGTGCTGGGCCGGTTTTTTGGAACAATGCGGGTTCTCAGGTTATCCCAAACTGCTCCAATTATTGGGGATCGAGGAAAACATGGCGGTGGCGGGGGCAGTGATGGTGGGTTATCCCCGTTATACGTACCGGCGAATGGTAGATAGGAATCCACTGCAGGTGACTTGGCGGTAA
- a CDS encoding CBS domain-containing protein — MKAKDIMAKEIITVKQDATIREIAKVLIDNKVSGVPVVDNNGGLVGIVTEGDLLFKETNPRLPEAVNILGAILYYDGVERYNEDFKKLIAGQAGEIMTDKVVVISEDTEIAEIAKLMIKHNIKRLPVVKEDKIIGIVSRADIIKTFLT; from the coding sequence ATGAAAGCAAAAGATATTATGGCAAAAGAAATTATCACTGTCAAACAAGATGCAACTATCAGGGAAATAGCAAAAGTACTTATTGATAACAAAGTTTCAGGAGTACCGGTTGTTGATAATAACGGGGGACTGGTGGGCATTGTCACGGAAGGAGACCTTTTGTTTAAGGAGACTAATCCTAGGCTTCCCGAGGCTGTTAATATCCTGGGAGCCATCCTATACTATGACGGGGTGGAAAGGTATAACGAGGACTTTAAGAAACTTATCGCCGGGCAGGCTGGTGAAATTATGACAGATAAGGTTGTTGTAATTTCAGAGGACACGGAAATAGCTGAGATAGCCAAGTTAATGATTAAGCATAATATCAAACGGTTACCTGTAGTCAAGGAAGATAAAATCATTGGCATTGTCAGCAGGGCTGATATTATAAAAACTTTTCTAACTTAA
- a CDS encoding DedA family protein encodes MADKILELLSSLGLPGVFAGVFLEAIGLPFPGSVLVALAGFLSKQGEFNIIMAWLVSLLGYLLGSLSAFMLGRHIGEPFIKRWGRYIRLTPERIDKAQELLQKSAPAYIIGGRFVPTVGNVTPYVAGISGISIVKFLIYDMVHAVLWLTVFLSVGAVLGSKWHRLADNPWLKWVAIGGGLAILIYVFRDLFPVRSKNRV; translated from the coding sequence TTGGCTGACAAGATTCTGGAGCTTTTAAGCAGCCTGGGATTGCCAGGAGTGTTTGCCGGCGTTTTTTTAGAAGCGATAGGATTGCCTTTTCCAGGCAGTGTGTTGGTGGCTTTGGCCGGTTTTTTGTCAAAGCAGGGGGAGTTTAATATTATCATGGCCTGGCTGGTATCTCTGCTGGGCTACCTGCTGGGATCACTTTCCGCCTTTATGTTGGGACGTCATATCGGCGAACCCTTTATAAAGAGATGGGGAAGATATATCAGACTAACTCCGGAACGCATTGACAAGGCGCAGGAACTTTTGCAAAAGTCGGCCCCGGCTTATATTATCGGTGGCCGCTTTGTACCGACAGTGGGTAACGTTACCCCCTACGTAGCCGGCATCAGCGGCATTTCTATTGTCAAATTTCTTATCTACGACATGGTTCACGCCGTTCTCTGGCTGACCGTCTTTTTAAGTGTCGGGGCTGTGCTGGGCAGCAAATGGCATAGGCTGGCGGACAACCCGTGGCTTAAATGGGTTGCCATCGGCGGCGGGTTAGCTATATTGATTTATGTATTTAGGGATTTATTTCCTGTACGCAGTAAAAATAGGGTGTAA
- a CDS encoding penicillin-binding transpeptidase domain-containing protein, giving the protein MKRWFLVLLTVIIINSGLITGVNAAALVEKKEIGKYFTEFTTGTFVMYDEANDQYVVFNEPQSIKRLSPCSTFKIYNSLAGLETGVLDQEDVFTLFKWNGKQYAFPAWNHDQTLASATRDSVVWYFQELASRVGTKRMQAFLDKIGYGNRDISGGLTTFWLRSSLQISASEQVDLLHRLYSEKLPVSPQNVAIVKKNITLSEDNGVRLMGKTGSGFQDDKWLLGWFVGCVEKQGNRYFFATNIEAPDGATGGKAREITKLILKDLQVL; this is encoded by the coding sequence ATGAAAAGATGGTTTTTAGTATTACTGACTGTAATTATTATTAATTCTGGCTTAATAACCGGCGTGAATGCGGCGGCTCTCGTAGAAAAGAAGGAAATTGGAAAATATTTTACGGAATTTACCACCGGTACGTTTGTTATGTATGATGAGGCTAACGACCAATATGTAGTCTTCAACGAACCTCAAAGTATAAAACGCCTGTCACCGTGTTCTACCTTTAAAATTTACAATTCGCTTGCCGGGTTGGAAACTGGTGTCTTGGACCAAGAAGATGTATTTACTTTATTTAAATGGAATGGGAAGCAATATGCGTTTCCTGCTTGGAACCATGATCAAACATTGGCGTCTGCCACAAGGGATTCGGTTGTGTGGTATTTCCAAGAGCTTGCATCCCGGGTCGGAACGAAAAGAATGCAGGCATTTCTTGATAAGATAGGGTACGGCAACCGGGACATTTCTGGCGGATTAACCACATTCTGGCTACGGTCTTCGTTACAGATTTCGGCAAGTGAACAGGTGGACTTGTTGCATCGGCTGTACTCGGAAAAATTGCCGGTTTCCCCCCAAAATGTGGCGATAGTAAAAAAGAATATTACATTGTCAGAGGATAATGGAGTGCGATTAATGGGGAAAACTGGTTCGGGATTCCAAGATGATAAATGGCTATTAGGGTGGTTTGTCGGTTGTGTCGAAAAACAGGGAAATCGCTATTTTTTCGCTACCAATATTGAAGCGCCAGATGGTGCAACCGGTGGAAAGGCCAGAGAGATTACGAAATTAATCTTAAAAGACCTTCAAGTTTTATAA
- a CDS encoding toxic anion resistance protein, producing MEELSVTPELTKDLTAEQLKRVNDIVKAIDIADSQAIINYGVSAQTKIAHTADNMIQHVRNKDAGEVGDILHQLVARVKEMNSDLAVKPGFWESLPIIGPMVSTAKKIMAKYEKVEVEIEKIVDRLEAAKQSLTRDIIMLDKMYEANEEYFTELDQFIIAGEIKLRALKDKTIPEAQAEAALKNDMMFAQKVNDLIQLAERFEKRLYDLKTSRTLSIQTAPQLRIIQSNDKVLLEKIQTSILNTIPIWKQQVVLAIAMVNQTKALQLQNEVDNATNEMLRKNSELLKNTTIETAKAAQRGIIDIDTLKTVNTNLINTIEEVISIYAQGRQQRQQAATELIKIESDLKTVLTTNRG from the coding sequence ATGGAAGAACTGAGTGTTACGCCGGAGTTGACCAAAGACTTGACCGCCGAACAGTTGAAACGGGTTAACGACATTGTGAAGGCAATTGATATTGCCGACAGTCAGGCAATCATTAATTACGGAGTGTCCGCCCAAACCAAAATCGCTCATACGGCCGACAACATGATCCAGCATGTCCGTAATAAAGATGCGGGAGAAGTGGGCGATATTCTTCATCAGCTTGTTGCCAGAGTTAAGGAAATGAATTCCGACCTTGCAGTCAAGCCCGGTTTTTGGGAAAGCCTGCCCATCATTGGGCCCATGGTAAGTACTGCCAAAAAAATTATGGCCAAATACGAAAAAGTCGAAGTTGAAATAGAAAAAATCGTCGATCGCCTGGAAGCAGCCAAACAGAGCCTCACCCGGGATATCATCATGCTCGACAAGATGTATGAGGCCAATGAAGAGTATTTTACCGAATTGGACCAGTTCATTATCGCCGGCGAGATAAAACTGCGCGCTCTGAAAGACAAGACCATCCCTGAAGCCCAGGCCGAAGCTGCTTTGAAAAACGACATGATGTTCGCCCAAAAAGTAAATGACCTGATTCAACTTGCCGAGCGTTTCGAGAAGCGCCTGTATGACTTGAAGACCAGCCGCACTTTAAGCATCCAAACGGCTCCCCAGCTACGCATTATTCAAAGCAATGACAAGGTTCTGCTGGAAAAAATCCAGACATCCATCCTGAATACCATTCCCATCTGGAAACAGCAGGTAGTCCTGGCTATTGCCATGGTTAACCAGACAAAAGCTTTGCAGCTGCAAAACGAAGTTGATAATGCCACAAATGAAATGCTGCGCAAAAATTCGGAGCTCTTAAAGAATACGACAATCGAAACCGCCAAGGCGGCGCAGCGGGGCATTATTGATATCGATACCCTGAAGACTGTCAATACCAACCTGATCAACACCATTGAAGAAGTAATCAGCATCTATGCCCAAGGGCGGCAACAGCGGCAGCAGGCCGCCACGGAACTGATAAAGATTGAAAGCGATCTGAAGACGGTGTTGACTACAAATAGGGGCTAA
- a CDS encoding 5-bromo-4-chloroindolyl phosphate hydrolysis family protein, with amino-acid sequence MIHIYSGLTAGLTFLIFYLFLSASLVFAVAAAIAVFIAILLLFAAGNRTGFRLMAAGLTQEDFAAFRDDITQKAAILENSGLPQAGKIAEKSREILEYVRKKPHLVKTVRRQLPYYLEAVIKVLALQSELGEYSPGPSTRSYQEKVSAILAAVEQALQKVMDSLLNNTRLDLDVEIEILQKNLDSH; translated from the coding sequence GTGATCCATATTTACTCAGGCCTCACGGCGGGATTGACTTTTTTGATTTTTTATCTTTTCCTGTCAGCCAGCCTGGTTTTTGCCGTAGCGGCGGCTATTGCGGTTTTCATTGCCATATTGCTGTTGTTTGCCGCCGGCAACCGGACCGGTTTTCGCCTTATGGCTGCCGGGTTGACACAAGAAGATTTCGCTGCCTTCCGTGACGATATCACACAAAAGGCAGCGATTTTAGAAAATTCCGGCCTGCCGCAAGCGGGAAAAATCGCTGAAAAATCCAGGGAAATACTGGAATACGTACGCAAGAAACCCCATTTAGTCAAAACAGTTCGCCGGCAATTGCCCTATTATCTGGAGGCCGTGATTAAAGTCCTGGCGCTCCAGTCCGAGTTGGGAGAATACTCCCCCGGTCCGTCAACCCGCAGCTATCAGGAAAAGGTGAGCGCTATTTTGGCGGCTGTGGAACAAGCTTTACAAAAGGTCATGGATTCCCTGCTAAACAACACCAGGCTGGACCTGGACGTAGAGATCGAAATTTTGCAAAAAAATCTTGACTCGCACTGA
- a CDS encoding substrate-binding domain-containing protein: MAFGKKRIVFILLIIFAAFALSGCFSSRPDPAANTADNDKTLVILSSSENKIMEPMIAEFAAKNGFAVKMDYLGSIDIMHKLESGANGYDGVWIANGMWLSMGDKGKIVKQQKSIMTSPVVFGIRESVAQKLGFTGRDIATKDILAAIEAGQLRFAMTSATQSNSGACAYIGFLYALAGNPETITPDHLKEQKVKDGVKLLLSGVNRSSGSSEWLKDLFLKSDYDAMVNYEAVIIDANKELVAAGKEPLHVVYPADGIAVADYILGYIDHGRQKKEEMFKKVQAFLLAGDTQSKIAGLGRRTGIGMSMDGADPAVFNPNWGINIKKQFSFIKMPSFDTLQEALNMYQTELRKPSYIVYCLDYSGSMAGSGSGQLKEAMKLVLNQSEAAKYMLQASGDDIVIVIPFNDKVQAVWKAGQGQEMSWETLLTHIEEKNPGGETDIYSPLIEALQLLKSVNTDKYVASVVLMTDGLSNTGKKVADFQKSFMELNKDIPVFCIMFGQASDVQLQQITNLTRANLFDGRNNLVEAFKKARGYL; this comes from the coding sequence ATGGCTTTCGGGAAAAAAAGGATAGTATTCATTCTATTAATTATTTTCGCAGCTTTTGCGCTTTCCGGTTGTTTCAGCTCAAGACCAGACCCTGCTGCCAATACTGCTGATAATGATAAAACCCTGGTTATTCTATCAAGTTCGGAAAATAAGATTATGGAGCCAATGATCGCCGAATTTGCCGCAAAAAATGGTTTTGCCGTTAAAATGGATTACCTGGGCTCAATTGACATCATGCATAAACTGGAAAGCGGCGCAAATGGCTATGATGGGGTGTGGATCGCTAACGGTATGTGGCTTTCCATGGGCGATAAAGGCAAAATTGTCAAACAGCAAAAATCCATTATGACTTCGCCGGTGGTGTTTGGCATTCGGGAAAGTGTGGCCCAAAAACTTGGCTTCACCGGCCGCGATATTGCGACCAAAGATATTTTGGCAGCCATTGAGGCCGGGCAACTGCGTTTTGCCATGACTTCGGCCACCCAGTCCAACAGTGGCGCCTGTGCGTACATCGGCTTCCTATATGCTTTGGCCGGCAACCCGGAAACCATTACTCCCGACCACCTGAAGGAGCAGAAAGTAAAAGACGGCGTTAAACTGCTGCTGTCCGGAGTCAATCGGTCATCAGGCAGTTCGGAGTGGTTGAAGGATTTGTTTCTTAAAAGCGATTATGATGCGATGGTCAATTACGAGGCGGTAATCATTGATGCGAACAAGGAACTTGTCGCGGCCGGCAAAGAGCCCTTACACGTTGTTTATCCTGCCGACGGCATTGCGGTTGCCGATTATATTCTCGGCTACATAGATCATGGCCGCCAGAAAAAAGAGGAAATGTTCAAAAAAGTCCAGGCCTTTCTGCTCGCCGGTGATACTCAGAGCAAAATAGCCGGTTTGGGGCGGAGAACAGGTATCGGCATGTCCATGGACGGCGCCGATCCAGCCGTATTCAATCCCAATTGGGGTATTAATATAAAAAAACAGTTCTCTTTCATCAAAATGCCTTCGTTCGACACCCTGCAGGAAGCCTTAAATATGTACCAAACTGAACTGCGCAAGCCCTCATATATCGTTTATTGCCTGGATTATTCCGGGAGCATGGCCGGCAGCGGCAGCGGTCAGCTCAAGGAAGCTATGAAGCTGGTCCTTAATCAGAGCGAAGCCGCCAAGTACATGCTGCAGGCATCCGGCGACGATATTGTAATCGTTATTCCTTTCAACGATAAAGTGCAAGCTGTCTGGAAAGCGGGACAAGGCCAGGAAATGTCCTGGGAAACACTGCTGACCCATATCGAGGAAAAAAATCCCGGCGGGGAAACGGACATATACAGTCCGCTGATTGAGGCGCTCCAGTTGTTAAAATCCGTCAATACCGACAAGTATGTGGCTTCGGTTGTATTAATGACTGACGGCCTTTCCAACACCGGCAAGAAAGTAGCGGATTTTCAGAAATCTTTTATGGAACTCAACAAGGATATTCCCGTCTTTTGTATTATGTTCGGACAAGCATCCGATGTCCAGCTGCAGCAGATTACAAACCTCACCCGCGCCAACTTGTTTGACGGGCGCAACAATCTTGTCGAAGCTTTCAAGAAAGCGAGAGGATACCTGTGA
- a CDS encoding 2-isopropylmalate synthase: MRKILVLDTTLRDGEQVPGAKLNLHEKLTIAHQLRRLNVDILEAGFPSSSKGDFEAVKRIAGEFQDGPVITALARAVQSDIDAVYESIRQAQRPLIHIVLGTSNVHVEKKFNKSKEAILEMGVNAVRYAKSLLPDVQYSTEDASRSDFEYLWQTIEAVVKAGATMVNIPDTVGYAVPEEFGELISKINYRLKNVNDKVILSVHCHNDTGLATANTLIAVKYGADKIECTINGIGERAGNAALEEVAVGMKLRPEYYNAYTGITTKEIKATSKLVSNLMGLDVQVNKAVTGENAFAHSAGIHQDGLLKSRESYEIIRPEDVGVEEMELVLTARSGRHAFKAAAVQFIQENLADDEFEVLFAMFLELADAKKEIYIHDIYCLVNDYYTKKGKNQEETGRHSHLYELISSQVISNDVFPSASVKVKHGGEVLEGSAGGAGPIDALYTALKNIVNLDIGLVEYKITSVSRGKEAMGRVNLQLDYNGKIYPARAVDTDIIRASAVAFLNGVNNIILSLDLDIS, encoded by the coding sequence ATGCGAAAAATTCTTGTATTAGACACTACGCTGCGGGATGGTGAACAGGTACCCGGGGCAAAATTGAACCTCCACGAAAAATTAACAATTGCGCATCAATTAAGGCGATTAAATGTGGACATTCTTGAGGCGGGTTTTCCTTCGTCCTCCAAGGGGGATTTTGAGGCGGTAAAAAGAATTGCGGGCGAATTTCAGGATGGTCCGGTGATAACTGCTCTGGCCAGAGCCGTACAGAGTGATATTGACGCGGTTTATGAAAGCATCAGACAAGCACAGCGGCCGCTTATCCACATTGTATTAGGCACTTCCAATGTTCACGTAGAAAAGAAGTTTAATAAATCCAAGGAAGCTATTTTGGAGATGGGAGTAAATGCGGTGAGATATGCAAAATCCCTGCTGCCGGATGTGCAGTATTCCACCGAAGACGCTTCGCGGTCGGATTTTGAGTATCTTTGGCAGACAATCGAAGCTGTTGTTAAAGCCGGCGCAACTATGGTAAATATTCCTGATACGGTGGGCTATGCCGTTCCCGAAGAGTTCGGCGAATTAATAAGCAAGATCAATTATCGGTTGAAAAATGTAAATGATAAGGTCATATTAAGCGTGCATTGTCACAACGATACCGGTCTGGCAACTGCCAATACCCTGATTGCCGTGAAATATGGCGCGGATAAGATAGAATGCACTATCAATGGCATTGGCGAGCGGGCCGGGAACGCCGCCCTGGAAGAAGTGGCGGTGGGGATGAAATTGCGGCCGGAATATTACAATGCATATACAGGTATTACTACTAAGGAAATTAAGGCTACATCCAAGCTGGTCAGTAATTTGATGGGACTGGACGTGCAGGTCAATAAGGCCGTTACCGGGGAAAACGCTTTTGCGCACTCAGCGGGCATCCATCAGGACGGTTTATTAAAATCCCGTGAATCCTATGAAATAATTCGACCGGAAGACGTTGGCGTGGAAGAGATGGAACTGGTTCTGACAGCCAGATCGGGCCGACACGCTTTTAAAGCCGCGGCCGTCCAATTTATACAAGAGAATCTGGCAGATGATGAATTTGAAGTCCTTTTTGCTATGTTTTTAGAACTTGCCGATGCGAAAAAAGAAATATATATTCACGATATTTATTGTCTGGTTAATGACTATTATACAAAGAAAGGAAAAAATCAGGAAGAAACCGGCCGGCACAGTCACTTGTACGAACTTATCAGTTCGCAAGTGATAAGCAATGATGTTTTTCCTTCCGCCAGCGTGAAAGTTAAGCATGGTGGGGAAGTACTGGAAGGCAGCGCCGGTGGTGCCGGTCCCATTGATGCTCTCTACACTGCCTTAAAAAATATCGTGAATTTGGATATTGGTTTGGTGGAATATAAAATCACCAGTGTGTCCAGAGGCAAGGAAGCTATGGGGAGGGTAAATTTGCAACTGGATTACAACGGAAAGATATACCCGGCCAGGGCTGTTGATACGGATATTATAAGGGCAAGTGCCGTTGCGTTTCTAAACGGAGTAAATAATATCATTCTTAGCCTTGACCTTGACATTTCTTAA
- a CDS encoding AbrB/MazE/SpoVT family DNA-binding domain-containing protein: MESTGIVRKIDELGRVVLPMKLRRTIGIAEKDGLEIYVDNDRIILRKYVPACVFCGSTDEIANFKGKNVCKECFATMSQKVG, from the coding sequence ATGGAATCAACTGGCATTGTTAGAAAAATAGATGAACTCGGCAGAGTTGTGTTGCCAATGAAATTGCGCCGTACTATTGGCATCGCCGAAAAGGATGGTCTCGAAATATATGTTGATAATGACCGCATCATTCTACGGAAATATGTACCTGCCTGTGTGTTCTGCGGCAGTACTGATGAAATAGCTAACTTCAAAGGTAAAAATGTTTGTAAAGAGTGTTTTGCAACCATGAGTCAAAAGGTGGGTTAA
- a CDS encoding deoxyguanosinetriphosphate triphosphohydrolase family protein produces MQRGLFSNVCAQAGNPKWEKCINRISPIYKKPKDIRSEFARDYNRILYSTAYRRLKHKTQVFFATRHDHVCTRIEHVNHVGAVSYTIANYLGLNTELTNAIAIGHDLGHAPFGHTGEEFLTEIVKSELGETFWHERNSLRFVDKCETLPDNEGMERNLNLTYAVRDGIVCHCGEVDENSLFPRAEAFDLYSVEKAGQCPPFTWEGCVVKIADKIAYLGRDIEDALLLKILTVSQLKELVRIGREFGNAKASEINNTLLMHDFIIDLCNTSSPAKGIAFSARYLELINVLKQFNYQYIYRHERLATYKRYARLIIESIYQTLLNGYNGKDTQAELARYRDIYPVLVQSFSDWLDKYSDIGARDAKGNKYHNEVLYFLANRRDYIQAIVDYISGMTDSFAIKIFNEITTF; encoded by the coding sequence ATGCAGCGGGGATTATTCAGCAACGTTTGTGCGCAAGCAGGAAACCCGAAATGGGAAAAATGTATAAATCGGATTTCGCCAATTTACAAAAAGCCAAAGGATATTCGCAGTGAATTTGCCCGCGATTATAACCGCATTTTATATAGTACTGCTTATCGGCGGCTTAAACACAAAACCCAGGTCTTCTTTGCCACCCGCCACGATCATGTTTGTACCAGAATAGAACATGTGAACCACGTCGGTGCCGTGAGTTACACCATTGCCAACTATCTTGGCCTAAATACGGAACTGACTAACGCAATAGCAATAGGACACGATCTGGGGCACGCTCCTTTTGGCCATACCGGTGAAGAATTTCTAACGGAAATCGTAAAAAGTGAATTAGGAGAAACGTTTTGGCATGAGCGCAACAGTCTGAGATTCGTGGACAAATGCGAGACATTGCCCGACAATGAAGGTATGGAACGCAACCTCAACTTAACTTACGCCGTGCGGGACGGTATCGTGTGTCACTGCGGCGAAGTTGATGAAAACTCGCTGTTTCCCAGAGCTGAAGCCTTTGATTTATATTCGGTGGAGAAGGCAGGTCAGTGTCCGCCCTTTACCTGGGAAGGCTGTGTTGTTAAGATTGCGGATAAGATAGCATACTTAGGACGTGATATTGAAGATGCACTCCTGCTTAAAATATTGACGGTCAGCCAACTGAAAGAACTTGTAAGAATTGGTCGTGAATTCGGCAATGCCAAAGCCAGTGAGATTAATAACACCCTGTTAATGCACGATTTCATCATTGATTTATGCAATACCAGTTCGCCGGCGAAGGGGATTGCCTTTTCCGCCAGATATCTTGAATTAATCAATGTATTGAAGCAGTTCAATTATCAGTATATCTACCGTCATGAGCGGCTTGCCACCTATAAGCGCTACGCCAGGCTGATTATCGAAAGCATATATCAGACGCTTTTAAATGGTTATAACGGTAAGGATACACAGGCTGAGCTAGCGAGGTATCGCGACATCTATCCGGTTTTGGTGCAATCCTTTAGCGACTGGCTTGATAAATACTCGGACATCGGCGCAAGAGATGCAAAAGGAAATAAATATCATAATGAAGTGTTATATTTCCTCGCCAACAGGAGGGATTACATTCAGGCAATTGTGGACTATATTTCCGGCATGACTGACAGCTTTGCCATAAAAATTTTCAATGAAATTACTACATTTTGA
- the yfbR gene encoding 5'-deoxynucleotidase: MSHFFAFLSRMKFIQRWGLMRNTMPENIQEHSLQVAMIAHGLAAIRNTYFKGEIDAAKVAVLGMYHEIAEVFTGDLPTPVKYFNPQIKDIYKDIENMAQKNLYNMLPDELKNTYSNLLIRKDEDTELWRIVKAADKISAYLKCVEELKAGNQEFSVALKMIRQELDASNLPEVKYFMEIFAPSFSLSVDELNY, translated from the coding sequence ATGAGCCATTTCTTTGCATTTTTATCCCGGATGAAGTTTATTCAACGTTGGGGCCTCATGCGTAATACCATGCCTGAAAACATCCAGGAACATAGTCTGCAGGTAGCTATGATTGCCCATGGTCTGGCTGCAATCCGGAATACATATTTCAAGGGAGAAATTGATGCCGCCAAAGTAGCTGTATTGGGCATGTATCATGAAATCGCCGAGGTTTTCACCGGCGATCTGCCAACTCCCGTGAAATATTTCAATCCGCAGATTAAGGATATCTATAAAGACATTGAGAATATGGCGCAAAAGAATTTGTACAATATGCTGCCGGATGAATTGAAGAATACTTATAGCAATCTCTTGATAAGGAAGGATGAAGATACGGAATTATGGCGGATAGTTAAGGCTGCGGATAAGATCAGTGCCTATCTGAAGTGTGTCGAGGAACTGAAAGCCGGTAATCAGGAGTTTTCTGTTGCCCTTAAGATGATTCGGCAAGAGCTTGATGCGAGTAATTTACCCGAGGTCAAATACTTTATGGAAATATTTGCGCCCAGCTTCTCGCTATCTGTGGATGAGTTAAACTACTAA